A genome region from Amblyraja radiata isolate CabotCenter1 chromosome 4, sAmbRad1.1.pri, whole genome shotgun sequence includes the following:
- the mafa gene encoding transcription factor MafA has product MIMAAELTLPAELPSSPLAIEYVNDFDLMKFEVKKEPGEAERYCQRLNPAGSLSSTPISTPCSSVPSSPSLCAASPGSACSAKTQQLEDLYWITNYPQHLNPEALSLTPEDAVEALIGSSQSHHPHHHHLEAYRGQQFPGEEVPMNGHHHHHQGNPHHLHHHHHHHLHHLRLEERFSDDQLVSMTVRELNRQLRGFSKEEVIRLKQKRRTLKNRGYAQSCRYKRVQQRHMLESEKSLLQQQVEQLKQEVSRLTKERDIYKDKYEKVAGRSYRDQAASNPGKNGLSSSEFFM; this is encoded by the coding sequence atgatcATGGCGGCAGAGTTGACACTGCCCGCTGAGCTGCCCAGCAGTCCACTGGCCATCGAGTACGTGAACGACTTTGACCTGATGAAGTTCGAGGTGAAGAAGGAGCCGGGCGAGGCGGAGCGTTACTGCCAACGCCTGAACCCTGCCGGCTCCTTGTCTTCCACCCCCATCAGTACCCCGTGTAGCTCGGTGCCGTCGTCTCCCAGCCTATGTGCAGCCAGCCCGGGCAGCGCCTGCAGTGCCAAGACTCAGCAGCTTGAAGATCTgtactggatcaccaactacccccAACATCTCAACCCCGAGGCGCTCAGCCTCACCCCCGAGGACGCGGTGGAAGCGCTGATCGGCAGCTCGCAGTCCCACCACCCGCACCACCACCACCTGGAAGCGTACAGGGGCCAGCAGTTCCCCGGCGAGGAGGTCCCCATGAacggccaccaccaccaccaccaggggAATCCCcatcacctccaccaccaccaccaccaccacctccaccatcTCCGGCTGGAGGAGCGATTCTCGGACGACCAGCTGGTCAGCATGACGGTTCGGGAACTCAACCGCCAGCTGCGGGGTTTCAGCAAGGAGGAGGTGATCCGCCTGAAGCAGAAGAGAAGGACATTGAAGAACCGGGGCTACGCGCAGAGTTGCCGCTACAAGCGGGTCCAGCAGAGGCACATGTTGGAGAGCGAGAAGTCCCTGCTCCAGCAACAGGTGGAGCAGCTGAAACAGGAGGTGTCCAGGCTGACCAAGGAGAGGGACATCTACAAGGACAAATACGAGAAGGTGGCGGGCAGGAGCTACCGAGACCAGGCCGCTTCCAACCCCGGCAAGAACGGCCTCTCCTCCAGCGAGTTCTTCATGTGA